The segment CAAATTTATATGGGTAATAGCTGTTGTAAGTGGACTATTTCCAGGTACTCCTAACAAAATACCAAGCCCAATTAAAAAAGCGTTAAATGCAATTCCAAGGATATTTCTTTCACTGAGTGCTTCGAATGGATTTACAAATGTTTTTTCTAGGATCTTTCCAATAATTTTAGAAGCAGAATTTGAGTTTACATCAATAAACTTTGAACTCTCTAAAACTTGCATTTTGGGAGATATAATTACATTTTTGTCACCATTATTTTTTAATTTTGAACCTTCCCAGGGGTGTATAAAAAACACGGCCACAAGACCAATAGCGATTGCAATTATTGTAGTCGAGATGTAGTAAGTGATTGCTATTTTCCCAAGTGATTTCAAAGTATTCACATTGCCAATATTAATCAAACCACCAACAAGCGAGAAAAAAACTATCGGAGCAACAAGCATTTTTAACATATTGATAAACAATGTTTTCACCATCAAGATGACTCCATAGATTTCAGGAGGATTATTGCTGGTTGCCCATACCTTTTCACCGAATAGATTTGCAGATAAATATCCCAATATCCCGAATGAAATTACCCAAAAGGTAAGATTGTGCGTAATTTTTTTCACTGATACTCTCCGGCATTTTGATGGATAAGTTTTTTGAAATATTCTCTATCTATGATCTAGTATTAAAGTGAAAATAGAAAGTAAAGATTTTTGTTTAGATTTAAAAAATTCTTAAAACCAAAAGAGGCCAAACCATAAGCGAGTTGCAGTTTCAGTTGCTTTGTGTTGCTCTACAGCAACAGTCATGCCAGATGATTTCCAAAAATTTAGATTTATACCCACTCCTAAACCATATCCAGTATCCATTCTCACAAGTTCATCATATGTACCAAGTCCAAATACGCCTTCAGCAAAAAGAAAAGGCTGAGCGGGAGTTTTTTGTAGATGAGTGAGGGGATAAAAATTAAAACCAAAAGAGAATTCTCCTTGGGTTAGGCCAGAAGCAAATGCCAAAGCAAAACCGGACTGCCATCTAAACATTGCTGGTTTTGTAGAAAGATTAAACTTTAAAAGTGCAGCACTAGCGGTTCTTTCATCATCGGCCTGAGGAGTATCGTAACCTCCTAAAAGATCAAATTGAAATTTTGCCGCAAAGAGATTGGACGTAATAAATGATATAAGAATGGTAAAAATAACCCTTTTCACCATTCAAGTATACCAGCAAACTCTCTAAATAAATCATCGAAGTTTTTACCCAGTATGTCAGACTTTTTTAGTCTCATTTTATTCTAATTATTTACGGCCACTTATAAAAGTGCTATAAGTCTACTGACTTGGGGAGACGTGCCTGAGTGGTCCAAAGGAACGGTTTGCAAAACCGTACAGCCAGCGGTTCAAATCCGCTCGTCTCCTCCATTTTCTTTCACAGACGAGCTAGGAATGGCGAGCAACTTCGATAATAAGATCAAAAAATGTGATATTCAAAAGGCGCAAATCGATAAGTTCCGTCCCTTTTCAAAAATACAAGGCCAAATGTTAAAAGACCATTTTAAAATAGGACTTACCTATTCTTCTAACGCCCTCGAGGGAAATACGCTTACTCTCATCGAAACTAAAGTCGTTATTGAGGATGGCCTTACAATCGGAGGAAAAACAATTACTGAAATTGAAGAGGCAACAGGACATGGAAAGGCCTATGACTTCATTTTTTCTCTACTAGAAAAAGATAGAATTTTAACAGATGATATCTGTGAAATTCACAAAATTTTTTACAGTAATATTGATGCTCAAAATGCAGGTGTATTTAGGAAAGTGCCTGTAAAAATTTCTGGACTAGATTCTGAATTGGCACTTCCAAACAGAATTATCGATTTAATGAATGAACTTGAAAATGATTTCATTAAATTGAGCAAAAATACTCACCCTATTGAGTTTGCGGCAACTATACACAATAAGTTCGTCACTATTCATCCTTACATGGATGGAAATGGTAGAACTGCTCGTTTACTCATGAACCTTATTCTGATGAGAGGCGGTTTTACGATTACAATTATTCCTCCGATCTATAGATCTGAATATATCGAGTGTGCTTATCAAGGCAATAAAAGCAATCATCTTCCTTTCATTAATATGCTCTCATGTATGGTCTATGAAAGTCAGAAGGAATACTTAAGCTTCTTAAATCAAGGATAATTCTTTTAAAAAGTAGAATCTTGTCTAAATAAAAACTCAATTACTTGAACTACAATATGAAGTTAACAGCATATAATTAATCCAAGTTCTGAATATTGTGTATAAATTATCCATATTGGTTTCAAAAATAATCCCTGAAAGTAATTTATATTTAAGTCGAATCTAAAAAATTTAATAACTAATTTCATTATATAATAAAAAAAATTTCAAAAATACTCACAATTTCATAACAGTAGATAATTTTTTTACATATATTTTTGACACACTCAACACAGTTAACTTGTCACATAAACTAATTTGTGGTTTAGATTTTTCGTGTGTTTACAACAAAAATTCTGAGGTTTTCAAAATGAGTTTACTATCAAACAAAAAAATACTGACGACTATTTTATTAATCTATTCTTCACTATCACTATCCAATAGCGATAAATACATAAACCAATGTCATTCTCCTGGAAATGTTAACACTTATAAAACTAAATCAGATTATGGTACTGGAAGTCTTACCATTACTAGAAAAGGTGATTCAACAGATTCAAATTTTACTTCTGAAAATACTATACAGGTTGAACTATTTGACCATCTAGAACACCATAAATGTGTTGAAACACCATACAATGTAACTGAAACCGTTTGTGAAAATGTTGATAGTAATACAGCAAACGGTCTAGGTAATAGTACTTTCTATAGCTTCTTCGATAAAAGAATCCCTTTGCAAGAACGAAGTAAAATTTTTTCTAAGTATGTAGAATACGATTCTATAAAGTATACTAAATTAGAGGCCGCTGAGATATTTATCTATGAATTAGATCATTTCACTGATTCTTATGGTGTTTACACATGGAAAGATTTTGTCGGTATTATCAAGAAAATTCAGAGTGAATCAACTCTAGAGATATCTTTTGCTAGTAGTATCATATCAAAATATGCTCAAGATAACCAGGAATCATTAGGCCTTATCAGCTATCCAAGAGCACAGTATACCATAAGTAGTGGAAACTCATATCTGGCGGACATTTTTGATATTTCATTGCCAAGATATCGAAGAGACAGAAAAATTGAGACGATAAAAGGTATAGATCAAAATTTAGTAAGTAGAGTCAATAATGCACTCTATATTTATTCTAAATATAGAGGAACTCCCAAATCCTGGACAGAGTTTGTAGAAATATTTCAGGATTTAAGGAACAATGATGTCATTTCAAAAGAAGAGTTAAATCTTATTACTAGAATTCATAGTAAAACAAATCAAGAACTTTTAGGGCTACAAGTGAGTGCAAGAGTTTGCCTTCCTAGAAAGAAAACATATTATTACAATCAACTGATTGTTACTGGAGAAAAAATATTCTCGAAAAAAATAAATGTTCCGGTATTCTTAAATATTACAAACGCTCCATTATTGAAAGGAGAACAAGAAAATTTTACTTTTTCATATAATTCTCATGAAGAAAATGGATTCTCATTTAAATCAAATTTTAATTCTTACAAAACGATTCCTCATGCTAAAAAATTGAATGATGCAATATATGTGATGCTTGAGGGCCAAACGAGATTTAAAAACAGACCTCCTAATTCCTTAACTATAAACACCATCTTGAATAAAGATGACTCACTCGATATACAGATTACTGATCATGATTTTTTAGCTAACAAAAATGCTCGAACCTTTGTAACGTTAGAAATATACAAAAAAGGACTATTCGGTTGGGATTTTTTAGATAAGATAATTTTCTCATCAACATTAGAATTAGCTCAAGGTGAACAGTCGTCTCGGTTTAAAACTGATTATAAATCAGATGATAAAGATGATGAATATTTCATCATTTACAAAGTTCAACGAAGAGGTTCTGACTATTATAATAGTGATTTTTCAGTTCAAAAGAGAACTTATCCCTCAACTGCTGGACTATTACTCTAAATCAATAAATCTAACATTCACAATTTTATTATAAACGTTGTGAATGTTAGACCTGGAAAATATATGTTTTAAAAAGTTAGATATAGATTATGTTTAATGAATTCATTACGTTGTAGACAAAATATAGACATAAATTTTATCAATACTTGAAATCATATCCATCACATACAATTTCAAAATCTAGATGATCTCAATCTTTCAATAAGGTATATTTACTTTATATTAGATAGTTTTTAAAATATAATTAATCAAGGGAGATCGATATTGTTAAAGTATTTAATTTTTTTTTATTTTCCGATTCTTCATACTGCTGATATAACAATTAGTATCACAGAGGTCTGTCCTTTTATGTGCACAAATAGTAAAGAAAAAGGATTTGTCACAGACATCACTGAGAAATCACTTTCTATGGCCGGACATAAAGTAAAATTTGTGAGTATGCCTTGGGCCAGAGCTGTAAATAGCGTTAAATCTGGAACAACTGATGGTATAATTTCTACTGCAAAATCAGAAGCTCCAGGACTTATATTTCCTCGTGAAGAAATTGCTGTCCAAAAAGATTGTTTTTTTGGAATAAAAAATAATTGGAAAATTGATAAACTTGATTCATTTGAAGGAAAACATATTATCGTTTTTAATGGTTGGGGCCTAGAGAACGAATATATAAGTAAATGGGGCAAAGAAAAATATGAGAAAACGTTTAAAGAGTTCTCCATAGATGACGAATACTTTGACAGGGTCATGAGGATGATTAACTTAAATCGCTACGACGCTTTTTGGTATGAACCTACAGTTTTTAAATACAAAGTTTCACGATCTGAAAAACACAAAAACTCAAAAGTTAAAAACCTTGGCTGTGTGACTGAACAATTGCTCTATTTAGGTCTTAATCCTAACAACCATAAACTATCACAAGAACTGGCCAGAGATTTTGATATTTCTATCAGAAAAATGAGAAATTCAGGTTCATTGAAAAAGATATTAAAAAAGTATGGCCTTAAGGATTGGAAATAATTTTTACAAGCATTTACGAAACTTTTTTCATCTCATTATTATAACTTTCTGTTAAGGCAATTTTTAACTCATTCATTCCTAATGGTTTTGTTAAAAAACCTTTCATTCCGGCCTCTAGACATTTCTGTCTATCTTCATTGAATGCATTCGCTGTTAATGCCAAAATAATAGGACTCTTTTGACCTAATTCTGAGATAATTTTTTTTGTTGCTGAAACTCCATCTAAAACAGGCATTTGAATATCCATTAGAATATGTGTGTAAGAATTTTTTAGGGCCAACTCAATGGCATTCTGACCGTTATCTGCTATTTCAAAACGAATATTTAATTTATCCAACATTTTTTTAGCCAATTTTTGATTCACTAAATTATCTTCAACTATTAACACTGAGAATTTTGAACTAAGGTCTTCAGATAAATTGTGATCAATATTTTTTTCTAATATCTCTTCTTCAACGATAGGAAAAATTACAAAAAACTCGGTTCCACTTCCTTTTTCACTGTCAAAGTGAATTCTCCCTCCCATTAAATGAACAAGTTTGGAGACAACACTTAGTCCTATTCCCATTCCTCCGTGTTTACGAGTCAGACTTCCATCCTCTTGTGTAAAAATATTAAATAGTTTTTTCTTATTATTTTGTGAAATTCCTATTCCAGTATCTCTTACAGATATTACGATCTCATTACCTTGCTGTTTTTTTCGATTGTTTAAAGAGATTTCTATTTCCCCCTCATTAGTAAATTTTATTGCATTACTTATAAGATTATTGAGAATTTGTTTCACTCGAATAGCATCAATACTCACTGAATCTGGAAAACTTTCACTGATACTAATAATTAAGTGAAGACCTTTTTTATCGCAGTCCATTTTATATAACGTTGCAATATTTTGAATGAGAATTTTAAGATTTGTTGTGGTGTTAATAATTTTTAATTCAGACTTTTCCACACTATTAAAATCTAATATATCATTTACGATACCCAATAGACCAGATGAAGATCCCTTTACAATTTCGAGCATTTCTTTTTGGTCATTATCTAACTTTGTATCTCCAAGCTGTTCAACCATTCCCATTATTGCATGTAATGGAGTTCGTATTTCATGGCTGACATTGGCCAGAAATTGTGATTTCACACTTAATGCCCTCTCTAGAGCACGAGTTCGAACTTTGATAGTATCTTCAAGATGATCCTTGTAGTTTTCAATTTCCATATTGGATTGTCTAAGTCTCATAATAAGAGAATTAAAGCTTTCTTTTAGATTTAAAATTTCACCGATATTATCAGAGGAAGGTAAGTTTTCAATCAAACGCAAGTGTTTTTGATCTAGATTATCTAATTCATTTGTCATTTTTGATAGTGGAATACTGAGATATTTTCTTAGAAAAAACACCAAAACCAAGCATAGAAGAGTTGTTTTTACTATTGATGATATAATTATTAAAAATACTCCATAGCGGATTCTTTCAAATATAACCTTATTGTCTGAAAATAATATCAGTTTCCCTAAATGGAAGGTAACTCCTTCTCTTTCCATAACAATGTTTTTTTCAATTTTAATTCTTTTTTCAAAAAAACTTTTGTTATTTTTAAAATCTGTCCCCCCTACTGAATGGATAATTTGATTTTTTTCATCTAATATTTTTCCCCCGACTACGACACTATTTTTTGTAGTTCCAACAAGAATTAATTTAACTAAATCTTCATCTAAATCATATAAAGCATTTGTTAATGAAGAATTAAATGTCCATGAAATTCTATCTAACTCATTTTGGATATTTCTTTCTGTATTTTTATATTCTAAATATATTTGAAAAAATGTTACTAATATGGCCAGAACAAAATATAAACCAAATATTGATTTTAATAACTGAAAACTCAATGTTTTTCTTATTTTTTTAAACTTCATTTTTAGAGCTCGATTGCCTCAAAAAGTGCTGAATTGTTTCAATATTTTCTAAAATTTTTTTTTCCCAAATTGTTGATATGTTTTTATAAAAATGACAGATTTTACTTTTTGTCTAAAAATGTTGATAAGGACCATTTTGAAGAGTTTTTCTTGAAATAAAATTTTACGACTACTAAAAAAAGTAAGATAAAGAAAAAATAATTTTTTTACATTTCGTTTTAAACCCATAGGGGAATCCTTAGCTTAATCCCCTATCGGTTGATATTGTCCCACCTTTATATATTATACTGGAACAATACTATCAATTAATACATAATTAGGCTTCTCTAATTACGTATTTATCTTTTCCTGCATCTACCATTTCTTTAAGTTCTTTTCCGACTTTGAAAAATGGAACTTTTTTTGGTGGAACTTTTACAATTTTTCCGGTTTTAGGATTTCTTCCTTCATATGCCTTATAGTTTCTATTGGCGAAAGATCCAAATCCTCTAATTTCAATTCTCTCGTCTCCATAGAGAGACTTGATCATGCTATCAAAGCTGATGTTTACCACTTGCTCAGCTTGTTTGTGAGTCAAATTGGCCTGCTTTTCAATCGCTGCAATTAAATCTGCCTTAGTCATCGTTTACTCCTTAAGTGTTCAAAACGTTTGACTTACCTATCGGTGGGAACCGCTAAGCTCTTAATTTATAATACTTCTTAAATATATCATAAATTTACGTTTCAAAAGGGTAAGAAAATTCTTTCCATTGCCACAAATAATGGTCAGAGTTCTTGGCCCCAAGGTTTCTAAAAAAAACCTTGGGCACATGTAACCCCTTGATTCTACAACAAAAATCTCACGAAGAAAATGTCCTCCCATAAAATAACCGCTATCGAGGTACAATATTAGCTATGATTACCTGGTATTTAGGTCAAGTTAGGGCCCATAATGCCGAGTAGAATGATATGAATTTGGGGAGAATTAGGGGACTATGAGAACAACTATATCTAAACTTTTACCCTTACATTTTGTCTTTCTCTGTCTGTTAAACTCTTGTTTGGTTGACCTTCAAGATCGTAGTACAAATAGACGTGAAACTTTTAAACCATATATTGAAGATACCAACACAACCGATGATGTTCCTGTCGAAGAAACTGAAGA is part of the Halobacteriovoraceae bacterium genome and harbors:
- a CDS encoding Fic family protein, whose protein sequence is MASNFDNKIKKCDIQKAQIDKFRPFSKIQGQMLKDHFKIGLTYSSNALEGNTLTLIETKVVIEDGLTIGGKTITEIEEATGHGKAYDFIFSLLEKDRILTDDICEIHKIFYSNIDAQNAGVFRKVPVKISGLDSELALPNRIIDLMNELENDFIKLSKNTHPIEFAATIHNKFVTIHPYMDGNGRTARLLMNLILMRGGFTITIIPPIYRSEYIECAYQGNKSNHLPFINMLSCMVYESQKEYLSFLNQG
- a CDS encoding transporter substrate-binding domain-containing protein produces the protein MLKYLIFFYFPILHTADITISITEVCPFMCTNSKEKGFVTDITEKSLSMAGHKVKFVSMPWARAVNSVKSGTTDGIISTAKSEAPGLIFPREEIAVQKDCFFGIKNNWKIDKLDSFEGKHIIVFNGWGLENEYISKWGKEKYEKTFKEFSIDDEYFDRVMRMINLNRYDAFWYEPTVFKYKVSRSEKHKNSKVKNLGCVTEQLLYLGLNPNNHKLSQELARDFDISIRKMRNSGSLKKILKKYGLKDWK
- a CDS encoding response regulator codes for the protein MKFKKIRKTLSFQLLKSIFGLYFVLAILVTFFQIYLEYKNTERNIQNELDRISWTFNSSLTNALYDLDEDLVKLILVGTTKNSVVVGGKILDEKNQIIHSVGGTDFKNNKSFFEKRIKIEKNIVMEREGVTFHLGKLILFSDNKVIFERIRYGVFLIIISSIVKTTLLCLVLVFFLRKYLSIPLSKMTNELDNLDQKHLRLIENLPSSDNIGEILNLKESFNSLIMRLRQSNMEIENYKDHLEDTIKVRTRALERALSVKSQFLANVSHEIRTPLHAIMGMVEQLGDTKLDNDQKEMLEIVKGSSSGLLGIVNDILDFNSVEKSELKIINTTTNLKILIQNIATLYKMDCDKKGLHLIISISESFPDSVSIDAIRVKQILNNLISNAIKFTNEGEIEISLNNRKKQQGNEIVISVRDTGIGISQNNKKKLFNIFTQEDGSLTRKHGGMGIGLSVVSKLVHLMGGRIHFDSEKGSGTEFFVIFPIVEEEILEKNIDHNLSEDLSSKFSVLIVEDNLVNQKLAKKMLDKLNIRFEIADNGQNAIELALKNSYTHILMDIQMPVLDGVSATKKIISELGQKSPIILALTANAFNEDRQKCLEAGMKGFLTKPLGMNELKIALTESYNNEMKKVS
- a CDS encoding integration host factor subunit beta → MTKADLIAAIEKQANLTHKQAEQVVNISFDSMIKSLYGDERIEIRGFGSFANRNYKAYEGRNPKTGKIVKVPPKKVPFFKVGKELKEMVDAGKDKYVIREA